A genomic region of Vitreoscilla filiformis contains the following coding sequences:
- a CDS encoding ABC transporter ATP-binding protein — MKAFLEVQQAEVVFHTPKGSFHALRDINLTIQKGEFISLIGHSGCGKSTLLNLFAGLLKTTSGVLLCDNREINAPGPERAVVFQNHSLLPWLTCYENVYLAVERVFGDKESKTQLKDRTNEALQLVNMAHATHKRPGEISGGMKQRVGIARALAMEPKVLLMDEPFGALDALTRAKLQDELLKIVARTQSTVIMVTHDVDEAVLLSDRIVMMTNGPAATIGQILRVDLPRPRNRVELAEDRHYVQCRKEVIDFLYTRQAHVEKVAA; from the coding sequence TCCACACGCCCAAGGGTTCGTTCCACGCCCTGCGGGACATCAACCTGACGATCCAGAAAGGCGAGTTCATCTCGCTGATCGGGCACTCGGGCTGCGGCAAGTCCACGCTGCTGAACCTGTTCGCGGGCCTGCTCAAAACCACCTCGGGCGTGCTGCTGTGCGACAACCGCGAAATCAACGCCCCCGGCCCGGAACGCGCCGTGGTGTTTCAGAACCACTCGCTGCTGCCTTGGCTGACGTGCTACGAGAACGTTTACCTCGCGGTTGAGCGCGTTTTCGGCGACAAAGAGAGCAAAACCCAGCTCAAAGACCGCACCAACGAAGCCCTGCAACTGGTCAACATGGCCCACGCCACGCACAAGCGGCCCGGGGAAATCTCGGGCGGCATGAAGCAGCGCGTGGGCATCGCCCGGGCGCTGGCGATGGAGCCCAAGGTGTTGCTGATGGACGAACCCTTCGGCGCCTTGGACGCCCTGACCCGCGCCAAGCTGCAAGACGAGCTGCTCAAAATCGTCGCCCGCACGCAGAGCACGGTGATCATGGTGACGCACGATGTGGACGAGGCCGTGCTGCTGTCCGACCGCATTGTCATGATGACCAACGGCCCGGCGGCCACCATCGGCCAGATTTTGCGGGTCGATCTGCCCCGACCACGCAACCGCGTGGAACTGGCCGAGGATCGGCATTACGTGCAGTGCCGCAAGGAAGTGATCGACTTCCTTTACACCCGCCAAGCCCATGTGGAGAAGGTGGCCGCATGA
- a CDS encoding GAF domain-containing protein, which translates to MKTFIQATEYWLPSPDRSSLVYGGGLYPPGSRLGEVSPDMCFQRGQGVPGRAWETAAPVVLHQFEGSYFLRTEAALADGLTCAIALPVFHGDYLAAVVVFFCGDGEDHAGAIEVWHNDPRQSHDLTLLDGHYGRTAEAFEYISRRTSFRAGFGLPGQAWQQGAPVFLPNLGRANSFLRTDSAQRVGINRGLALPCSTPGLSTHVLAFLSALGTPIAQRIEVWMRDDTGHVLQLHAGFCETAGELGPTTAAPPVASGHTLVGQAWERGIPQITHDLAQVPWPAAQTAGLHRAMAWPVIDDGWFVAVIALYF; encoded by the coding sequence ATGAAAACCTTCATCCAGGCCACTGAATACTGGCTCCCCAGCCCAGACCGCAGCAGCCTGGTGTACGGCGGTGGGCTGTACCCCCCAGGCTCCCGACTCGGTGAGGTCAGCCCGGACATGTGCTTCCAGCGCGGCCAAGGCGTGCCTGGCCGCGCCTGGGAAACCGCCGCCCCCGTGGTACTGCACCAATTTGAGGGCAGCTATTTTTTACGCACCGAAGCGGCCTTGGCGGACGGGTTGACCTGCGCCATCGCCCTGCCGGTTTTCCATGGTGACTACTTGGCCGCCGTTGTGGTGTTTTTTTGCGGCGATGGCGAGGATCACGCGGGGGCCATTGAGGTCTGGCACAACGACCCGCGCCAAAGCCACGACCTGACCCTGCTCGATGGCCACTATGGCCGCACCGCCGAAGCTTTCGAATACATCTCCCGGCGCACCAGTTTCCGGGCGGGGTTTGGCTTGCCCGGTCAAGCTTGGCAACAAGGCGCCCCTGTTTTCTTGCCGAATTTGGGCCGCGCCAACAGCTTTTTGCGCACCGACAGCGCCCAGCGCGTCGGCATCAACCGAGGGCTGGCCCTGCCCTGCTCCACCCCCGGTTTGAGCACGCATGTGCTGGCTTTTTTGTCCGCATTGGGCACCCCCATCGCCCAGCGTATCGAAGTGTGGATGCGCGACGACACTGGCCACGTCCTGCAACTGCACGCCGGCTTTTGCGAAACCGCCGGTGAACTGGGCCCCACCACAGCAGCGCCACCGGTGGCTTCCGGCCACACCCTGGTCGGGCAAGCTTGGGAACGCGGCATCCCGCAGATCACCCACGACCTCGCGCAAGTCCCCTGGCCCGCCGCCCAAACAGCCGGCTTGCACCGCGCCATGGCCTGGCCAGTCATCGACGACGGCTGGTTTGTAGCGGTCATCGCCCTGTACTTTTGA
- a CDS encoding chemotaxis protein CheX, producing MNALNDEELKLFVDSVRNYFKVTTGQDPKITSAYLATEAVEGYEFNGIVSFSGSYSGQVMVSMPAQLLREVLVLQGETDLSDTHLLDAVGEIANTLAGNARKNFGPTLGISVPIKLMGATGVTARVRQRPYAITLRWGPLPALVCVDVARNA from the coding sequence ATGAACGCTCTGAACGACGAAGAACTCAAACTGTTCGTGGACTCGGTGCGCAACTACTTCAAAGTGACCACCGGCCAAGACCCGAAAATCACCTCGGCTTACTTGGCCACGGAAGCGGTCGAGGGCTACGAGTTCAACGGCATCGTCAGCTTTTCGGGCAGTTACAGCGGGCAGGTGATGGTGTCGATGCCCGCCCAGTTGTTGCGCGAAGTGCTGGTACTGCAAGGCGAAACCGACCTCAGCGACACCCACTTGCTGGATGCGGTCGGCGAGATTGCCAACACCCTGGCAGGTAACGCCCGCAAAAACTTTGGCCCGACCTTGGGCATCTCGGTGCCAATCAAACTGATGGGCGCCACCGGCGTCACGGCCCGGGTGCGCCAGCGCCCCTACGCCATCACGTTGCGCTGGGGGCCTCTGCCAGCGCTGGTGTGTGTGGACGTGGCGCGCAACGCCTGA
- a CDS encoding response regulator transcription factor, with protein sequence MIVDDSNMIRSRITRLVQNGMIGQVHVVAQAANGVEALALATRHRPELVTMDLTMPEMDGVECITKLLQMMPKTNILVVSALTDKATAIAALRQGARGFVNKPFSDDELRMALLELMDAT encoded by the coding sequence ATGATTGTTGATGACTCGAACATGATCCGATCCCGCATCACCCGGCTGGTGCAAAACGGCATGATCGGCCAAGTCCATGTGGTGGCCCAGGCGGCCAATGGGGTCGAGGCGCTGGCCTTGGCCACACGCCACCGCCCTGAACTGGTGACCATGGACTTGACCATGCCCGAAATGGATGGGGTGGAATGCATCACCAAGCTGTTGCAAATGATGCCCAAGACCAACATCCTGGTGGTCAGCGCACTGACGGACAAAGCCACCGCCATCGCTGCCTTGCGCCAAGGCGCACGCGGTTTCGTCAACAAGCCGTTTTCCGACGATGAGCTGCGCATGGCCCTGCTCGAACTGATGGACGCAACATGA
- a CDS encoding ATP-binding protein, with product MSRSTAAAPQGADTRRAGWLNLGKYREIVIAVAFFLLFDLGVLVLNFYTSYQIGQDAIGINLSGRQRMLSQRMTKALLSFESSVQQGQPAMADLEELRGAVKLFDASLNGFKHGATVPGGDGKPVFLDAARTPQAAHVLQQATELWEPYKQHLEPVLSNKYGLEDLQTAVTYAKANNVKLLGLMNSLTTALEAGASELAGTLRMVQTGGIVLAMLNFVFILFKFVRRLRLSDAAVEAANEENREILSSVREGLFLITPDFRLGTQISQSTQSLFGRPLNPGDPFFDVLMPLVSASDLEAARSYVDLLFQPHVKESLVQSINPLVEVGLTLKNRLGQNTQHYLSFQFNRAQVGDSVRHLLVTVQDVTERVHLSQRLETDRARARSEFAMLMAAVSADPTTLRQFVSRAEAGLLEVNDLLRSTASAANEAAVIKALESAARRVHAIKGDSSMLNLSLLSEQAHQFESELQRIRQIGVGSPQMGDALLSLPALLEDLLNKIGALKSMVRTQSASNTADTAEASLTTINATLTSLIQQVAQDQGKRVFSHVRLGSLLDLEPEQQDLLREITVQLARNAVAHGLEGPEQRKAAGKPAEGKIDVTLTHQTDGWVLRVRDDGAGISAAKVRERLLALKWYTEEQLATLNDRQLIQQIFRPGFSTATEVSMHAGRGVGLDVVMANIQRMGAHVRLTSIPGEYTEFQILFAG from the coding sequence ATGTCCCGTTCCACTGCTGCCGCTCCTCAAGGGGCTGATACCCGCCGCGCTGGCTGGCTGAACTTGGGGAAGTACCGCGAAATTGTGATCGCGGTGGCGTTCTTCCTGCTGTTCGACCTGGGTGTGCTGGTGCTGAACTTTTACACCTCCTACCAGATCGGCCAGGATGCCATTGGCATCAACCTGTCCGGACGGCAACGGATGCTTTCGCAACGGATGACCAAGGCGCTGTTGAGCTTTGAGTCAAGCGTGCAGCAAGGCCAGCCGGCCATGGCTGATTTGGAGGAGTTGCGCGGCGCCGTCAAGCTGTTTGACGCCAGCCTGAACGGCTTCAAACACGGCGCCACCGTGCCGGGTGGGGACGGCAAACCCGTGTTCCTGGATGCCGCACGCACACCCCAAGCTGCCCATGTGCTGCAACAGGCCACGGAGCTGTGGGAGCCCTACAAACAGCACCTGGAACCGGTGTTGAGCAACAAGTACGGCTTGGAAGATCTGCAAACCGCCGTCACGTACGCCAAGGCGAACAACGTCAAATTGCTGGGGCTGATGAACAGCCTGACCACCGCCCTGGAAGCCGGGGCGTCCGAACTGGCCGGAACGCTGCGCATGGTGCAGACCGGCGGCATCGTACTGGCGATGCTGAACTTCGTGTTCATTTTGTTCAAGTTTGTGCGCCGGCTGCGCTTGTCGGACGCGGCGGTGGAAGCGGCCAACGAAGAAAACCGCGAAATCCTCAGCAGCGTGCGCGAAGGTCTGTTCCTGATCACCCCGGACTTCCGCCTGGGCACGCAAATCTCCCAGTCCACGCAGTCGCTGTTCGGTCGGCCGCTCAACCCGGGCGACCCTTTCTTTGATGTGTTGATGCCGCTCGTTTCAGCCTCGGACTTGGAGGCCGCCCGCAGTTATGTGGACTTGTTGTTCCAACCGCACGTCAAAGAGTCTTTGGTGCAGAGCATCAACCCCTTGGTCGAAGTCGGTCTGACGCTGAAAAACCGCTTGGGGCAAAACACCCAGCATTACCTGTCGTTCCAATTCAACCGCGCCCAGGTCGGCGACAGCGTGCGCCACCTGCTGGTGACAGTGCAAGATGTGACCGAGCGCGTCCACCTCTCGCAGCGCCTGGAAACCGACCGCGCCCGCGCCCGCAGCGAATTTGCCATGCTCATGGCCGCCGTCTCAGCCGACCCGACCACGTTGCGCCAGTTTGTCAGCCGGGCCGAAGCGGGGTTGCTGGAAGTCAATGACCTGTTGCGCAGCACCGCCTCAGCGGCCAACGAAGCGGCGGTGATCAAGGCGCTGGAGTCGGCGGCTCGCCGCGTCCACGCGATCAAGGGCGACTCGTCGATGCTCAACCTCAGCCTGTTGTCCGAGCAGGCCCACCAGTTTGAAAGCGAGTTGCAGCGCATCCGCCAAATCGGTGTGGGCTCCCCGCAAATGGGCGATGCCCTGTTGAGCCTGCCAGCGCTGCTGGAAGACTTGCTCAACAAAATCGGTGCGCTCAAGAGCATGGTGCGCACCCAAAGCGCCAGCAACACAGCCGACACCGCCGAAGCCAGCCTCACAACCATCAATGCCACCCTGACATCCCTCATCCAGCAAGTGGCGCAAGACCAAGGCAAGCGCGTCTTCAGCCATGTGCGCCTGGGCAGCCTGCTCGACTTGGAACCCGAACAGCAAGACCTGCTGCGCGAAATCACCGTGCAACTGGCGCGCAACGCCGTGGCCCACGGTCTGGAAGGGCCGGAGCAGCGCAAGGCCGCTGGCAAACCCGCCGAAGGCAAAATCGACGTGACCCTGACGCACCAAACCGATGGCTGGGTGCTGCGCGTACGCGACGATGGCGCCGGCATCTCCGCTGCCAAGGTGCGCGAGCGGCTGCTGGCGCTCAAGTGGTACACCGAGGAACAACTCGCCACCTTGAACGACCGCCAGTTGATTCAGCAAATCTTCCGCCCAGGCTTTTCGACGGCCACGGAAGTCTCGATGCACGCAGGCCGGGGGGTGGGCTTGGACGTGGTCATGGCGAACATTCAGCGCATGGGTGCCCACGTGCGGCTGACCTCCATCCCGGGTGAGTACACCGAATTTCAGATTCTGTTCGCGGGCTGA